A stretch of Clostridium estertheticum DNA encodes these proteins:
- a CDS encoding DUF692 family multinuclear iron-containing protein — protein sequence MINLACNYSLETEELVRDNKIQIDYFKFPALAFDMNILKSYDLSEFQRFAFDVKKIKPILYHGLCPSPHNICSTNFKNELQVDIINKMIEMTGTPGISLHLAGADEKITKEELIKIVVSNIEFLKSKFKGLNFITLENVEKSNSIFVTDPDVISRIIRQADTNFLLDVSHAFCSAYDRSEDFISYIHKLPLEKVYEIHINGWAEKNGDIMSHIKINKMGYDVLKHVLDYCSPKIVTLEYGRHDDRIGIGCPVMTPNNISHKAKNEIIEQINDLKEIIYRY from the coding sequence TTGATTAATCTAGCGTGTAATTATAGTCTTGAAACTGAAGAACTTGTTAGAGATAATAAAATTCAAATTGATTATTTTAAGTTCCCTGCATTGGCCTTTGATATGAATATTCTAAAAAGTTATGACTTATCTGAATTTCAAAGGTTTGCTTTTGATGTAAAGAAAATAAAACCCATTTTATATCATGGATTGTGCCCGTCACCACATAATATTTGTTCCACTAATTTTAAAAATGAATTACAAGTAGACATTATTAATAAGATGATTGAGATGACGGGCACCCCAGGTATTTCACTACATTTAGCTGGTGCTGATGAAAAAATTACTAAAGAAGAGCTTATAAAAATAGTAGTTAGTAATATTGAGTTCTTAAAATCAAAGTTTAAAGGATTAAATTTTATTACACTTGAAAATGTGGAAAAAAGCAATTCAATTTTCGTTACAGACCCAGATGTTATTTCACGAATCATAAGGCAAGCTGATACTAACTTTTTGCTAGACGTAAGCCATGCATTTTGCTCTGCATATGATAGAAGTGAAGACTTTATATCATATATACATAAACTTCCACTAGAGAAAGTGTATGAAATCCATATTAATGGCTGGGCAGAAAAAAATGGAGATATCATGTCTCATATAAAAATAAATAAAATGGGTTATGATGTTCTAAAGCATGTACTTGATTATTGTTCTCCTAAAATTGTTACTCTTGAATATGGAAGACATGATGATAGAATTGGCATAGGCTGTCCTGTTATGACACCTAATAATATAAGTCATAAAGCGAAAAATGAGATTATAGAACAGATTAATGATTTGAAGGAAATTATATACAGATATTAA
- a CDS encoding DUF3784 domain-containing protein: MWFVWIIVGIFSIITMILLCGKCSFLVAGYNMMSKDAKEKYDEKKVCKGAGVTMLLINLPLIFIALYFQLFTSGYKTAGTSDSFTTAIGLLFAIYVVAVCAISGSKGLKGREKK; encoded by the coding sequence ATGTGGTTTGTTTGGATAATAGTAGGCATTTTCTCAATTATCACTATGATTCTGTTGTGTGGTAAATGTTCTTTCTTAGTAGCAGGTTATAACATGATGAGTAAAGATGCGAAAGAAAAATATGATGAGAAAAAGGTGTGTAAAGGTGCGGGGGTTACAATGTTATTGATTAATCTCCCGTTAATCTTTATTGCTTTATATTTTCAATTATTCACTTCTGGCTACAAAACAGCGGGAACGTCAGATAGTTTTACTACGGCAATTGGATTATTATTTGCAATATATGTAGTCGCCGTTTGTGCGATAAGTGGCTCTAAGGGATTAAAAGGTCGTGAAAAAAAATAG